A genome region from Spirochaetae bacterium HGW-Spirochaetae-1 includes the following:
- a CDS encoding pyridoxamine 5'-phosphate oxidase: MMKSELKEYFETVRGAGVLSTADSRGSVDAALYGRPHFMDDGTVAFIMQDRLSHENLQSNGKAVYLFKEDGPGHKGRRLYLEKKHEEKNTPRINELRRSSHGHNGGDADEKDRFLVFFSIEKVRPLVGD; the protein is encoded by the coding sequence ATGATGAAAAGTGAATTAAAGGAATACTTTGAAACAGTCAGGGGAGCGGGAGTACTTTCCACGGCCGATTCCCGGGGGAGTGTCGATGCCGCCCTGTACGGCCGTCCCCATTTTATGGATGATGGTACTGTGGCATTCATAATGCAGGACCGTCTCAGCCATGAAAATCTTCAGAGCAATGGGAAGGCCGTCTATCTTTTCAAAGAGGACGGCCCCGGCCACAAGGGCAGGCGTCTCTACCTGGAAAAGAAGCACGAGGAAAAAAACACTCCCCGGATCAATGAACTCAGGAGGAGTTCCCATGGCCATAATGGCGGAGACGCCGATGAAAAGGACCGCTTCCTGGTGTTTTTTTCGATAGAGAAGGTCCGTCCTCTTGTTGGTGATTGA
- a CDS encoding glucokinase, with protein MKEIVIGIDIGGTYTKFGAVDRSGASLAEDSIPTSEHEKAEDFVSRLAEKINAMLAGLPRDLGLKGIGIGVPNGNFFRGTVEFAPNLRWKGIVPLADIFRNHFDLPVYLTNDANAAALGEMIYGGAQGMKDFVLITLGTGLGSGIVVNGQMVYGHDGFAGELGHTIVDPAGRECGCGKRGCLETYVSATGIRRTVFELMAEYISESSMRNISFNDLTARMISEAAEKGDSLALEAFERTGRILAMKLADTVAHVSPQAIFLFGGLAGAGDLILEPVRRHLEEYLLPIYRGKVRILPSQLSEINAAIAGAGALVWNALT; from the coding sequence ATGAAAGAGATTGTAATCGGTATCGATATCGGGGGAACCTACACAAAATTCGGCGCCGTGGACCGTTCGGGCGCAAGCCTGGCCGAGGACTCCATTCCCACGAGTGAACATGAGAAAGCTGAAGATTTCGTGTCCCGCCTGGCGGAAAAAATCAACGCTATGCTCGCCGGCCTGCCCCGGGACCTGGGTTTGAAGGGTATCGGTATTGGCGTACCCAATGGTAATTTCTTCAGAGGCACCGTTGAGTTCGCTCCTAACCTGCGCTGGAAGGGCATCGTCCCCCTGGCAGATATTTTCAGGAATCACTTTGATCTTCCCGTATATCTTACCAACGACGCCAATGCCGCGGCCCTGGGAGAGATGATCTACGGCGGGGCGCAGGGCATGAAAGACTTTGTACTCATTACCCTGGGAACGGGGCTGGGAAGCGGAATCGTGGTGAACGGACAGATGGTCTATGGCCACGATGGATTTGCCGGAGAACTGGGACACACCATTGTGGACCCAGCTGGCAGGGAATGCGGCTGCGGGAAAAGAGGCTGCCTGGAAACCTATGTCTCAGCCACGGGTATCCGCCGCACTGTTTTTGAATTGATGGCGGAATATATCTCCGAAAGCTCCATGAGGAATATTTCCTTTAACGATCTCACGGCCCGCATGATCAGCGAGGCGGCGGAAAAGGGCGATTCACTGGCCCTGGAGGCCTTTGAACGGACGGGCAGAATCCTGGCCATGAAGCTGGCTGACACGGTGGCCCATGTGAGTCCCCAGGCTATTTTCCTTTTTGGCGGACTGGCCGGGGCAGGCGACCTGATCCTGGAACCGGTTCGGCGGCACCTGGAAGAGTATCTCCTTCCCATTTACCGCGGCAAGGTGCGCATTCTGCCCTCACAGCTCTCGGAGATAAATGCAGCCATTGCCGGGGCCGGTGCACTGGTGTGGAATGCCCTGACCTGA
- a CDS encoding acetyl-CoA hydrolase has translation MNQTVSGPDGPWNTNMWQNEYKEKLRQPEQLINLVQPGNKVYIETGCSEPRFLVETLIINNRGLSDVEIFTTIPLSGYSDFGGKFGSRFRIKSFFISPSLRSAFDQGNADHMPVSTFGLSRLILEEYIPVDVALIQLGIPDSRGFMSLGVTVDITRTIIEKASVVIAQVNRNIPRTFGDGFIHMSMVDHLIEHDAPLIEYPMEKLDIETLEVGENIASLIDDGSTIQFGFGRIPEAALLSLVGKKDLGIHSEIITDTICDLMESGTVTNMNKDIDTGKTTASLCLGTRRLFDYLNDNPGIEMRKPEYVSNPQVIGSHGNMVAINGAVEVDLTGQTCVGMKDQIDFFGVLSHADFNRTAMLSPGGKGIIALRSTTRDGSQSRIVPEFTYSRSGIITTQTDTNWIVTEYGCVNLYGKSIRDRALALISIAHPGFRQWLLEEAKRLNFVYQDQVLPAESAIYPFKYEMKKTIRENKFIIRPVKITDERAIQDLFYTMPQNDKFFRFLRNVTVLHHQQAQPLVNADYINSMALVVTELNRNKDNVLAVAHIARENGDDKKDTAEFAAMVDPRWQNKGIGTYLLKYMTEIAGNMGFKKLSAYVWEDNMAMIRVIQKEAAHLQSSSDTRVITFEMDTEQ, from the coding sequence ATGAATCAAACCGTCTCAGGGCCCGATGGGCCATGGAATACTAATATGTGGCAGAATGAATACAAAGAAAAACTGCGGCAGCCCGAACAGCTCATAAATCTCGTTCAGCCGGGCAACAAGGTGTATATAGAAACGGGCTGCAGCGAGCCCCGGTTCCTTGTGGAAACTCTCATCATAAACAACAGGGGGCTCAGTGATGTGGAAATTTTTACCACCATACCTCTGAGCGGTTACAGCGATTTCGGCGGGAAATTCGGTTCGAGGTTCCGGATAAAATCATTTTTCATTTCGCCCAGCCTGCGCAGCGCCTTTGACCAGGGTAATGCAGACCATATGCCAGTTTCAACCTTCGGGCTTTCCCGCCTCATCCTTGAGGAATACATACCCGTTGACGTGGCACTGATCCAGCTTGGCATTCCCGACTCCCGGGGATTCATGAGTCTGGGAGTCACCGTTGACATTACCAGGACAATCATTGAAAAGGCCAGCGTTGTCATTGCCCAGGTAAACAGGAACATCCCACGGACCTTCGGCGATGGGTTCATCCACATGAGCATGGTGGATCACCTTATCGAGCATGACGCCCCTCTCATTGAGTACCCCATGGAAAAGCTCGATATTGAAACGCTCGAGGTGGGAGAAAATATCGCCTCTCTCATCGACGACGGCTCCACCATCCAGTTCGGCTTCGGCCGCATACCAGAAGCCGCCCTGCTTTCCCTGGTGGGAAAAAAAGACCTGGGAATCCATTCCGAAATTATAACTGACACAATCTGCGACCTCATGGAATCGGGAACGGTCACAAACATGAATAAGGATATCGACACGGGAAAAACCACTGCCAGCCTGTGTCTGGGCACCCGTCGCCTCTTTGACTACCTTAACGACAATCCCGGCATCGAAATGCGTAAACCGGAATACGTGAGCAATCCACAGGTCATTGGAAGCCACGGCAACATGGTGGCCATCAACGGTGCCGTGGAAGTGGACCTGACCGGCCAGACCTGTGTGGGCATGAAGGACCAGATTGACTTCTTCGGCGTTCTCTCCCACGCCGATTTCAACCGGACAGCCATGCTCTCACCGGGCGGCAAGGGTATCATCGCTCTGCGCTCCACTACGCGCGACGGGAGCCAATCGCGCATCGTGCCTGAATTCACCTACAGCCGCAGCGGTATCATTACCACCCAGACGGACACCAACTGGATCGTCACCGAATATGGCTGCGTCAACCTCTACGGCAAATCCATCCGGGACCGGGCCCTGGCTCTTATAAGCATCGCCCACCCCGGCTTCCGTCAGTGGCTCCTTGAAGAGGCCAAACGCCTCAATTTCGTATACCAGGACCAGGTTCTTCCCGCTGAAAGTGCCATTTATCCCTTTAAATATGAGATGAAAAAAACCATACGGGAGAACAAGTTTATCATCAGGCCCGTCAAGATCACCGATGAACGCGCCATCCAGGATCTCTTCTATACTATGCCGCAGAATGATAAATTTTTCAGGTTCCTGCGAAACGTCACAGTGCTGCACCACCAGCAGGCTCAGCCCCTGGTGAACGCCGATTACATAAACAGCATGGCCCTTGTCGTGACTGAGCTAAACAGGAACAAGGACAACGTTCTTGCCGTGGCCCACATCGCCCGGGAAAACGGCGACGACAAAAAGGACACGGCTGAATTTGCGGCCATGGTAGACCCCCGGTGGCAGAACAAGGGAATAGGAACTTATCTCCTGAAGTACATGACGGAAATAGCCGGCAATATGGGCTTCAAAAAACTATCAGCCTATGTCTGGGAGGACAACATGGCGATGATCCGGGTTATCCAGAAGGAAGCGGCTCATCTCCAGAGCAGCTCGGACACGCGCGTCATAACCTTTGAGATGGATACCGAACAATGA
- a CDS encoding putative thioesterase → MGNQWIDFTRSTGYSATLFCFPYSGGSAQVFLNLPRYFSPAVRIMAFEPPGRGRRFVDTLAGSLEDLVNDAFRDFDDLSGGKPFYFFGHSLGGLTAFVMAERLKSTNLPMPGHLFVSGVRAPNVPRREGNTHDLPFDDFVEKLKEMGGTPQEIMDNREMLEIMVPILKSDFRCYETYRPGEPEPLPCPISALGGSADQFVLPADIEQWSLYTGSRFSSRIFSGGHFFLHTDMKNVCRYIQERTGLKA, encoded by the coding sequence ATGGGAAACCAATGGATAGATTTTACCCGAAGCACCGGTTATTCTGCCACGCTTTTCTGCTTTCCCTATTCCGGGGGGAGCGCCCAGGTATTCCTGAACCTGCCCAGGTATTTTTCTCCCGCTGTACGCATCATGGCCTTTGAGCCGCCGGGACGGGGGAGGCGTTTTGTCGATACCCTGGCCGGCTCTCTTGAAGATCTGGTGAATGATGCCTTCCGGGATTTTGACGACCTGTCAGGGGGGAAACCCTTTTATTTCTTCGGCCATTCTCTGGGCGGACTCACTGCCTTCGTGATGGCAGAGCGGTTGAAGTCCACCAACCTGCCCATGCCGGGCCATCTTTTCGTATCGGGGGTCAGAGCCCCAAACGTGCCCAGGCGCGAAGGCAATACCCATGATCTGCCCTTTGACGACTTCGTGGAAAAACTGAAGGAAATGGGCGGGACGCCCCAGGAGATCATGGATAACCGGGAAATGCTGGAGATCATGGTTCCCATCCTGAAAAGCGATTTCCGCTGCTATGAAACCTATCGCCCGGGCGAACCGGAACCGCTGCCCTGTCCCATAAGCGCCCTGGGAGGCAGCGCCGACCAGTTTGTGCTCCCCGCCGATATTGAACAGTGGTCATTGTACACGGGTTCCCGTTTTTCCAGCAGGATATTTTCGGGAGGTCATTTCTTCCTGCACACCGACATGAAAAATGTATGCCGTTACATCCAGGAGCGGACCGGCCTGAAGGCATGA
- a CDS encoding short-chain dehydrogenase produces the protein MTKRIAIITGASSGLGREFAIQLSAAYELDEMILLAHEKELKGLEETASMISVPAVLVPLDLTASGSMDRIRDMLRDRAPRISILVNNAGFAHLGTFTEAPLDRLLTMIDLNVKALVELTHICIPLMDAGSFIYQVASISAFLPGPNLAVYAASKSFVLSFAHALYRELEGRGIHVISVSPGPVATGFWQTASSGAMAPPQNASRPADVVARALKDAGKKRINSTYGFAAQLTIALSRILNRKFHLRLLQ, from the coding sequence ATGACAAAAAGAATCGCGATTATAACAGGCGCCTCTTCCGGGCTGGGAAGGGAGTTCGCTATACAGCTTTCAGCCGCGTATGAACTTGACGAGATGATACTCCTGGCTCATGAAAAAGAACTCAAGGGCCTGGAGGAAACGGCATCTATGATTTCCGTGCCCGCGGTCCTGGTTCCCCTGGACCTGACTGCGTCGGGCAGTATGGACCGGATTCGTGATATGCTGCGTGACCGGGCTCCCCGGATCAGCATCCTGGTGAATAATGCCGGATTCGCCCATCTGGGCACCTTTACCGAGGCGCCGCTGGACCGGCTTCTAACAATGATAGATTTGAATGTCAAGGCTCTGGTGGAGCTTACGCATATCTGCATCCCCCTCATGGATGCGGGAAGTTTCATATATCAGGTGGCGTCAATTTCGGCCTTTCTGCCGGGACCGAACCTCGCGGTTTATGCCGCGTCTAAATCCTTTGTGCTCAGTTTCGCCCATGCCCTGTACCGTGAACTGGAGGGGAGGGGCATACATGTCATATCAGTGTCGCCCGGCCCCGTGGCAACCGGTTTCTGGCAGACCGCTTCATCGGGAGCCATGGCTCCTCCGCAGAATGCTTCCCGTCCCGCCGATGTCGTGGCCAGGGCTCTTAAAGACGCCGGAAAGAAAAGAATAAATTCCACCTATGGCTTTGCGGCGCAGCTCACAATCGCGCTTTCAAGAATTTTGAACAGAAAATTTCATCTGAGGCTGCTGCAATAG
- a CDS encoding DUF2147 domain-containing protein, with amino-acid sequence MAKKTAFFTMIVSLMIFAGTSAISAGNPDALLGTWLVAAKDGKVEIYKCGSRYCGKIVWTQIPDDKDVNNPDPARRNDKLQGKLMLQNFSFDGEEWVDGTIYDPGDGKTYSCLMWMDGNNKLWVKGYIGISLIGRKELWTRVEK; translated from the coding sequence ATGGCTAAAAAAACTGCTTTTTTTACAATGATTGTTTCCCTCATGATTTTTGCGGGAACATCGGCTATTTCAGCGGGAAATCCCGATGCGCTGCTGGGAACCTGGCTTGTGGCTGCCAAGGACGGCAAGGTTGAGATTTACAAGTGCGGCAGCCGTTATTGCGGGAAAATCGTCTGGACACAGATTCCCGATGACAAGGACGTGAATAATCCCGATCCTGCCAGGAGAAACGACAAACTGCAGGGCAAGCTCATGCTGCAGAATTTTTCTTTTGACGGGGAGGAGTGGGTTGACGGTACCATCTATGATCCCGGTGATGGTAAAACCTATAGCTGCCTGATGTGGATGGATGGGAATAACAAACTCTGGGTCAAGGGCTATATCGGCATATCACTCATAGGACGAAAGGAACTCTGGACACGGGTAGAAAAATAA
- a CDS encoding 4-phosphopantetheinyl transferase: MIASPFPEYVGFSISTMDDVNGLAIHPDELRSLGKKAREKRRREFIMGRAASRNALMRAGCTDPPPVLRGAMGEPLWPEGYVGAISHTSVVAVSAVCPVILASGIGLDVEDMGEPVELPVFNLVCSDSELQWIHASRDECQLRFRMIFSAKEAAYKAFFPLVGAYIDFKDAELRRDDDTGIFHGTILKNISSRVHKGQTFTAESRLSGNVVLSHVLLPHAFRDGPVHLD, encoded by the coding sequence ATGATAGCTTCACCCTTTCCCGAATACGTGGGTTTTTCAATCAGCACCATGGATGATGTTAACGGCCTCGCCATTCATCCCGACGAACTGCGCTCGCTCGGAAAAAAGGCCCGGGAAAAACGGCGCCGTGAATTCATCATGGGACGGGCTGCAAGCCGCAACGCCCTCATGCGTGCGGGATGCACTGACCCGCCCCCGGTCCTCAGGGGGGCCATGGGTGAACCCCTGTGGCCCGAAGGATACGTGGGCGCCATTTCCCATACATCGGTAGTGGCCGTATCGGCCGTATGCCCGGTGATATTGGCCTCAGGCATCGGCCTTGACGTGGAGGACATGGGTGAACCGGTCGAACTTCCCGTCTTCAACCTGGTCTGCTCCGATTCTGAATTGCAATGGATCCACGCTTCCCGCGACGAATGCCAGCTCCGCTTCAGGATGATTTTTTCCGCCAAGGAAGCGGCATACAAAGCCTTCTTCCCCCTGGTGGGAGCCTATATCGATTTCAAGGATGCCGAGCTTCGCCGCGACGATGATACGGGAATTTTTCACGGGACGATACTGAAAAATATCTCTTCCCGGGTTCATAAAGGACAGACATTTACTGCGGAAAGCAGGCTATCAGGCAATGTAGTGTTGAGCCATGTATTACTTCCCCATGCTTTTCGCGATGGCCCGGTACATCTCGATTGA
- a CDS encoding TIGR01777 family protein, translating to MRIFITGGNGLVGNAVTSLLLQQGHEVTHMQRQAGPDGFHDGKVHTILADGTGSGPWQDEMISHDVVINLAGATIFTRWNEKNKSLIYKSRILTTRNIVQALERKGNRVTRFISTSAVGYYGPHGDEFLDEEELPGNDFLAVVTRDWEGEARQAERSGVSTAITRFGIVLSEKGGALGQLIPLFRRGLGSPLGTGRQWFSWIHHEDLARIILFLIDSTRIQGPVNCTAPVPVTNRELTTVLARVLGRPAFLPAVPSFALKLALGEFASVLLGGQRAVPTRLLGEGFSFSHGSLAEALEDILKAR from the coding sequence ATGAGGATATTTATTACGGGCGGTAATGGTCTTGTGGGCAATGCGGTAACGTCACTTTTACTGCAACAGGGACACGAGGTGACCCATATGCAGCGGCAGGCAGGCCCGGACGGTTTTCACGATGGGAAAGTGCATACCATTCTTGCCGACGGGACCGGTTCGGGACCGTGGCAGGACGAGATGATATCTCATGACGTGGTTATAAATCTGGCAGGGGCAACCATTTTTACACGCTGGAATGAAAAGAACAAGTCACTTATCTATAAGAGCAGGATTCTCACCACGCGGAATATTGTGCAGGCACTGGAACGGAAGGGTAACAGGGTAACGCGTTTTATCAGTACCTCGGCTGTGGGCTATTACGGACCGCACGGTGATGAATTTCTTGATGAGGAGGAACTGCCCGGCAATGATTTCCTGGCCGTGGTAACACGAGATTGGGAAGGAGAGGCACGGCAGGCTGAAAGGTCCGGCGTATCTACGGCCATAACCCGTTTTGGCATAGTCCTGAGTGAAAAGGGAGGGGCCCTGGGACAGCTCATTCCCCTCTTTCGCCGTGGACTGGGCAGTCCTCTGGGAACCGGCAGGCAATGGTTCTCCTGGATCCACCACGAAGACCTGGCGCGTATTATCCTGTTTCTGATTGATAGCACCCGTATACAGGGACCGGTGAACTGTACGGCCCCGGTGCCCGTGACCAACAGGGAACTCACCACTGTCCTGGCCCGGGTTCTTGGCAGGCCTGCCTTTTTGCCGGCCGTTCCCTCCTTTGCATTGAAGCTCGCCCTGGGAGAATTCGCCTCGGTTCTTCTCGGGGGACAGCGGGCCGTACCAACACGGCTCCTCGGGGAAGGATTCTCCTTCTCCCACGGGTCCCTGGCGGAAGCCCTGGAGGATATCCTGAAAGCGCGATAG
- a CDS encoding serine hydrolase: MMRCYVTAREDISMKKSASTVKTRKIGKILLQVFGLILAILIILGAVYHRQLVALYRAVTLFEPGPITENFRSMGDMFESRVIHHGDAVFPFRHDMKKLPVNYRFEGKTLNIEKFLNRTDTTGIIVVKDDIILYENYYRGNTDTSRAIAWSVSKSFVSALFGIAIHEGFIKDIMQPVTNYVPYLKGSGYDGVPVKHVLQMSSGIRFNEDYADFNSDINRMGRAFALNTSMDEFVSSLKSERKSGEYNHYVSMDTQVLGMILRETTGKTLSQYTEEKLWKPLGMESDALWLIDGKGMELAFGGLNAVLRDYARFGRLYLKRGNWNGRQIVPEAWVKASLTPDAPHLVPGKRDSSSWVLGYGYQWWIPENPDSDFLAIGIYGQAIYIYPKYNIVIARTSAYRDYNKDGDAMEIESIEMYRAIAKSMGK, from the coding sequence ATGATGAGATGTTATGTTACTGCAAGGGAGGATATTTCCATGAAGAAATCAGCCAGTACTGTTAAGACCAGGAAGATCGGGAAAATACTGTTACAGGTTTTCGGCCTCATTCTGGCCATATTGATTATTCTGGGTGCAGTTTACCACCGGCAGCTTGTGGCTCTCTACCGCGCCGTTACCCTCTTCGAACCGGGTCCCATAACGGAGAATTTCCGGAGCATGGGAGATATGTTCGAGTCACGGGTTATTCACCATGGCGATGCGGTTTTCCCATTTCGGCACGATATGAAAAAACTGCCCGTGAACTACCGCTTTGAAGGTAAAACTTTAAATATCGAAAAATTTCTTAATCGTACCGACACCACGGGCATTATAGTTGTAAAAGACGATATCATTCTTTATGAAAATTATTATCGGGGAAATACCGATACATCACGGGCAATAGCCTGGTCCGTATCGAAGTCCTTCGTTTCAGCCTTATTTGGAATTGCCATACATGAAGGCTTTATAAAGGATATAATGCAGCCCGTGACGAATTACGTACCATATCTCAAGGGCAGCGGGTACGATGGAGTTCCTGTAAAACATGTACTGCAGATGTCATCGGGCATCCGCTTCAACGAAGACTATGCCGATTTTAATTCCGATATCAACCGTATGGGCAGGGCCTTCGCCCTGAATACGTCCATGGATGAATTCGTGTCGTCGTTGAAATCAGAAAGAAAATCGGGAGAATACAACCACTATGTGAGCATGGATACACAGGTGCTGGGTATGATTTTGCGTGAGACAACGGGTAAAACGCTGTCGCAATATACCGAGGAGAAGCTCTGGAAACCGCTGGGCATGGAATCGGACGCACTCTGGCTCATTGATGGTAAGGGTATGGAACTGGCTTTTGGCGGCCTTAATGCCGTGCTGAGGGACTACGCACGATTCGGGCGTCTCTATCTGAAACGAGGTAACTGGAATGGACGGCAGATAGTCCCGGAGGCCTGGGTCAAGGCATCGCTGACGCCCGATGCCCCGCACCTCGTTCCCGGAAAGCGTGATAGTTCAAGCTGGGTCCTGGGCTACGGCTACCAGTGGTGGATCCCGGAGAATCCCGACAGTGATTTTCTGGCCATCGGCATCTATGGGCAGGCCATCTACATCTATCCGAAATACAATATTGTTATCGCACGGACCTCGGCATACAGGGACTACAACAAAGACGGCGATGCCATGGAAATAGAATCAATCGAGATGTACCGGGCCATCGCGAAAAGCATGGGGAAGTAA